One Fusarium poae strain DAOMC 252244 chromosome 4, whole genome shotgun sequence DNA window includes the following coding sequences:
- a CDS encoding hypothetical protein (SECRETED:SignalP(1-18)~CAZy:GH55) — MWLRFLLLLLYMPFSAIAAGHHHSHLHSQHSQHHGHKRASNSSSLDLDAARKLLAAGQSAMAYANRAIIENPRPNRLEVLNSTEIRKAQKSPPPLDYRNVTTKSLQARGSGNGTSKDLRYSVPDELIKAARLLSENWKPSSKDLDGGYAADVQHLKDTFLYKNNDTNMMPPMLQYDSGLIKPVHEPPSAFRYSENETDVSESVPTKDKELHKRADSDWWMATISQRGSSPFAPAGYQVWRDVKDFGAKGDGVADDTDAINKAISSGGRCGGGKCTGSTIYPATVYFPPGTYKVSSSIIQYYNTEMIGNPLDLPTIIATPSFVGLGVITSNVYTGETSEWYLNQNNFLRSVRNFIIDVRPTPSDAQVCGIHWQVAQGTSLENIYFYMTKFKDDPKTTQQGIYMENGSGGFLSDLYFVGGKFGAYMGNQQFTASGLYFEEAETAIQIHWDWGWTMQNIVVDNCKTGLTIVGGAGGPMSTGQGIGSLHLTDLRFHYVTVGVSTSVMADNSTALLLSNSGFYNVDTIVQDTSKKQVLLKGGKGTVNVDTWGFGRVTSANGSTSFHNGANLDTPVRNASLVTGGRKQFYTRRRPKYDDLGFSQILDAKAYGAKGDGKTDDTAVLNHLFSAAANMSAIVYIPFGVYIISDTVDIPVGSRLIGQAWPQIMATGSKFADALKPRVAVRVGLPGQVGVVEIQNMMMTVKGATAGAIMMEWNVHESSQGSAGLWDTHFRVGGAAGTDLTVKDCPKLSGKVNPNCVAASLMLHLTPDSSGYFENVWMWTADHDFDTADQTQVDIYVGRGMLVESKGPTWLWGTSVEHCVLYQYQLSGAQNVVMGLIQTETPYFQSFPEAPAPFTPGAFPNDPSFHNCTKTSKSCAMAWALRIIDSSAVHVLGASLYSFFNRYDQTCLDSGRHDCQDKLFYAEQSYDVWVQNLVTLGSIEMVSPLNGVPTLSRPNRNGFASSILAWLGGSKNVTGQRTFDGYRVHTEKTLDIDRFPEACQNALTALIRCDNYTEEWTTASYHGVLPREVDVESVCDKGCAQAISDWRSAVDTYCGNMTWHNGAAAGVLGSFVSQGINETCQTDKSGKYCNDIINKFTVVNSIDKMPTNELCSDCYVGRLKMMQASPFSYYNRNSFFESALKQAVKRCSLSNQPTAAKDSPFPPESSEPPFCLSEVTHTTKTGDTCDSLATKYSVSSAAIIMGNPGIINCTNIVEGVNICLPLQCKTFTLEKDDSCMTVAAATGLDQGDIRSLNPWVHPLCNNLQDGTQTLGRVICITPPGGKYEHDVNTTNSDPKYSEYADKAVPPPSGATLADKTIKDCGRWYTVQEGDNCAVVLVQYHISLSLFVQANPSVSEVNCTTDLVPGRTYCVGPTEEAFAAKTEPVPPFHRFGCFAREADTKNRTVLTLAEAQHVKPMSIIACQSFCLQRGWRIWGIQNGDSCFCDNKLRMDSQVINDSNCNMHCNGNTTNVCGGKDAIEVFSEDSDDQLLPVEYKSLGCYVWEEVPPVRGLDQSQNTIDSDDDMSPHACASACTIQKKADFWALLGGNTCTCAMEMTPGAKKVSMDKCNTPCTDQSEETCGGTWQAEVFTNKKKYIK, encoded by the exons ATGTGGTTACGATTCCTTCTGTTGTTGCTTTACATGCCCTTTTCGGCCATCGCCGCGGGCCATCATCACTCTCATTTACACTCTCAACATTCTCAACATCATGGTCATAAACGCGCTTCCAACAGTTCTTCTCTTGATCTGGATGCTGCTCGCAAACTCTTAGCCGCTGGTCAATCTGCCATGGCTTATGCAAACCGTGCTATCATTGAGAACCCTCGTCCAAACCGTTTGGAAGTGCTAAACTCTACAGAGATTAGAAAGGCTCAAAAATCTCCTCCTCCACTCGATTATCGCAACGTCACTACAAAGTCACTCCAGGCCAGAGGCTCAGGAAATGGAACTTCCAAAGACCTTCGTTATTCTGTTCCTGATGAACTTATCAAGGCTGCACGCCTTCTTTCAGAGAACTGGAAGCCATCCTCGAAAGACTTGGATGGTGGCTATGCTGCTGATGTTCAACACTTGAAGGACACCTTCTTGTACAAGAATAATGACACCAACATGATGCCTCCCATGCTTCAGTATGATTCAGGCTTGATCAAACCTGTACATGAGCCGCCGTCTGCTTTTCGCTACAGTGAAAACGAAACCGATGTCTCTGAGAGCGTGCCTACCAAGGACAAGGAACTTCACAAGCGAGCCGATTCGGACTGGTGGATGGCGACTATTTCCCAGCGAGGCTCTAGTCCGTTCGCACCAGCTGGATACCAAGTCTGGCGAGATGTCAAAGACTTTGGTGCAAAAGGTGACGGTGTTGCTGATGATACCGATGCCATCAATAAAGCCATCTCGAGCGGCGGCCGTTGTGGTGGAGGTAAATGTACCGGTAGCACAATCTACCCAGCAACTGTGTACTTCCCTCCCGGTACATACAAAGTCAGTTCATCCATCATCCAGTATTACAATACTGAGATGATCGGCAACCCCCTTGACCTTCCCACCATTATCGCAACACCCAGTTTcgttggtcttggtgttATTACTTCCAACGTTTATACAGGAGAGACTTCAGAATGGTATCTCAACCAGAACAACTTTCTTCGAAGTGTCCGCAACTTCATCATTGATGTCCGTCCAACTCCTTCCGATGCTCAAGTTTGCGGAATCCACTGGCAAGTTGCTCAGGGTACTTCACTAGAGAACATCTACTTCTATATGACCAAGTTCAAGGATGATCCCAAGACAACACAGCAG GGTATCTACATGGAGAACGGAAGTGGTGGTTTTCTTTCCGACCTTTACTTTGTCGGTGGGAAATTTGGAGCGTACATGGGCAACCAGCAGTTCACAGCTAGTGGCCTTTACTTCGAAGAGGCCGAGACAGCCATCCAGATCCACTGGGATTGGGGATGGACCATGCAAAACATTGTCGTCGACAACTGCAAAACTGGTTTGACCATCGTCGGTGGCGCAGGGGGTCCTATGAGTACTGGACAAGGAATCGGCTCTCTTCATTTGACCGACCTACGTTTCCACTATGTCACTGTTGGTGTCTCGACCTCGGTAATGGCTGACAACTCAACCGCCTTGCTGTTGAGCAATTCAGGCTTCTACAACGTTGACACCATCGTCCAAGATACCTCCAAGAAGCAAGTGCTTCTAAAAGGAGGTAAAGGAACTGTCAACGTTGATACCTGGGGCTTTGGAAGGGTCACCAGCGCCAACGGTAGCACTTCCTTCCACAATGGCGCCAACCTTGACACCCCTGTTAGGAACGCGTCTCTTGTCACTGGTGGACGCAAGCAGTTTTATACCAGACGCCGTCCTAAGTATGATGACTTGGGATTCAGTCAGATTCTCGACGCCAAGGCGTATGGAGCCAAGGGTGATGGCAAGACTGATGACACTGCTGTTCTGAACCATCTCTTTTCAGCTGCTGCGAACATGTCTGCGATCGTATACATCCCCTTTGGTGTGTATATTATTTCGGATACTGTTGATATCCCAGTTGGATCACGTCTTATTGGTCAAGCTTGGCCTCAGATCATGGCGACAGGTTCAAAGTTTGCCGATGCCCTCAAGCCTCGCGTTGCAGTCCGTGTCGGTCTGCCAGGCCAAGTTGGAGTTGTCGAGATCCAGAACATGATGATGACTGTCAAGGGAGCTACGGCTGGTGCCATCATGATGGAGTGGAACGTGCATGAATCAAGCCAAGGCTCCGCTGGTCTCTGGG ATACCCATTTCAGAGTTGGTGGTGCAGCTGGCACCGACCTCACTGTCAAAGACTGTCCCAAGCTATCTGGCAAAGTCAACCCAAACTGTGTCGCCgcatctcttatgcttcacTTGACCCCCGACTCTTCCGGTTACTTTGAAAACGTCTGGATGTGGACTGCCGACCATGATTTTGACACTGCCGATCAGACTCAGGTCGAtatttatgttggcagaggtATGCTCGTCGAGAGCAAGGGTCCAACATGGCTTTGGGGTACATCAGTGGAACACTGCGTACTGTACCAGTACCAGCTTTCTGGTGCGCAGAACGTTGTCATGGGCCTCATTCAGACCGAGACACCCTACTTCCAGTCCTTCCCAGAAGCACCAGCACCTTTCACACCAGGTGCTTTCCCCAACGACCCCAGCTTTCACAACTGCACCAAGACCTCCAAGTCTTGTGCTATGGCTTGGGCCTTGCGCATCATCGATTCTTCAGCTGTGCATGTTCTTGGCGCTAGTCTTTACTCGTTCTTTAACCGTTACGATCAGACTTGTCTTGATTCCGGTCGACATGACTGCCAGGACAAGCTCTTCTACGCTGAACAGAGTTACGATGTATGGGTCCAGAACCTCGTCACTCTCGGCAGTATCGAGATGGTTAGTCCTTTGAACGGAGTTCCAACACTCAGTAGGCCCAACAGAAACGGCttcgcttcttccatccTCGCTTGGCTTGGAGGTTCCAAGAATGTCACCGGTCAGCGTACATTTGACGGTTACAGGGTCCATACTGAGAAGACGCTTGACATTGACCGTTTCCCCGAGGCCTGTCAGAATGCTCTTACGGCTCTTATACGTTGTGACAACTATACAGAAGAGTGGACAACGGCTTCATATCATGGAGTTCTCCCCAGGGAGGTTGATGTCGAGTCTGTTTGCGACAAGGGTTGCGCGCAAGCTATCTCAGATTGGCGATCAGCCGTCGATACCTACTGCGGCAATATGACATGGCATAAtggtgctgctgctggtgtcTTAGGATCTTTTGTTTCACAAGGTATCAACGAGACATGTCAGACGGACAAGTCTGGAAAATACTGCAATG ATATCATCAACAAGTTCACCGTTGTCAACAGTATCGACAAAATGCCAACCAATGAACTCTGTTCTGACTGCTACGTCGGTCGACTCAAGATGATGCAGGCTAGTCCCTTCTCGTATTACAACCGAAACTCTTTCTTCGAGAGTGCTCTGAAGCAAGCAGTCAAGCGTTGCTCATTGTCGAATCAACCCACCGCCGCCAAAGACTCGCCTTTCCCTCCGGAGTCTTCTGAACCCCCCTTCTGCCTCTCTGAAGTCACGCACACCACCAAAACCGGTGATACCTGCGATTCTTTGGCCACCAAGTACAGCGTCTCTTCAGCAGCCATCATCATGGGTAATCCCGGTATTATCAACTGTACCAACATCGTCGAAGGAGTTAATATCTGTCTACCACTCCAGTGCAAGACCTTCACGCTCGAGAAGGACGACAGCTGTATGACCGTCGCCGCAGCCACTGGACTCGATCAGGGAGACATTCGCTCTTTGAACCCTTGGGTCCATCCACTTTGCAACAATCTCCAGGACGGAACTCAGACTCTCGGTCGAGTTATTTGCATCACACCACCTGGTGGCAAGTATGAGCACGACGTGAACACTACCAACTCAGACCCGAAATATTCTGAGTATGCTGACAAGGCTGTCCCACCACCCAGTGGAGCGACTCTTGCTGATAAGACCATCAAAGACTGTGGACGATGGTATACCGTTCAGGAGGGAGATAACTGTGCTGTAGTTCTGGTCCAGTATCACATCagtctttctctctttgtaCAAGCCAACCCATCGGTTTCGGAGGTCAATTGTACCACCGATCTTGTCCCAGGCCGAACCTACTGTGTCGGTCCAACCGAGGAAGCTTTCGCGGCCAAAACTGAGCCCGTTCCTCCTTTCCATCGCTTTGGATGTTTTGCTCGTGAGGCAGACACTAAGAATCGCACTGTCTTGACTCTCGCTGAAGCTCAACATGTCAAGCCCATGTCCATCATAGCTTGTCAATCCTTCTGTTTACAACGGGGATGGAGGATTTGGGGAATACAGAACGGCGACTCGTGTTTCTGCGACAATAAGTTACGTATGGACAGTCAGGTCATAAACGATTCCAACTGCAACATGCACTGCAACGGCAACACCACGAATGTCTGTGGTGGCAAAGACGCTATTGAAGTCTTTAGCGAGGATTCTGATGATCAGCTATTGCCAGTGGAGTACAAAAGTCTCGGTTGCTACGTGTGGGAAGAAGTGCCACCGGTGCGAGGCTTAGACCAAAGTCAAAATACTATCGATTCTGACGATGACATGTCTCCGCATGCATGTGCGAGTGCTTGCACTATCCAGAAGAAGGCTGACTTCTGGGCTCTCTTGGGGGGTAATACCTGCACCTGTGCAATGGAAATGACTCCGGGAGCTAAGAAGGTTAGCATGGATAAGTGCAATACGCCTTGTACTGATCAATCAGAAGAGACTTGTGGAGGAACATGGCAGGCGGAGGTTTTCACAAATAAGAAGAAGTATATAAAGTAG
- a CDS encoding hypothetical protein (SECRETED:SignalP(1-18)~MEROPS:MER0000364~TransMembrane:1 (n3-13c18/19o711-733i)~BUSCO:15743at5125): MKIASLLSLAGLTALAQGSRPTRDYDANDYYVLHLDSATTPDQVASRLGLAHEGQLGALADHHVFRASKADHDIVKREVSERKRRKRDLGGSDPVDGILLSKKQQARQHLFKRDVPSTPRGWSLFGARADTKVAELAEYQETIMKQLDIQDPIFKEQWHLLNPLQPGHDVNVTGLWLEGITGKNVTVAVVDDGLDMNSDDLKPNYFAEGSWDFNDNDPEPAPVLDDDRHGTRCAGEVAAARNDVCGVGVAYDSKVAGIRILSKLISDADEAEALMYKYHDNHIYSCSWGPSDDGQTMEAPDVVIRRAMLKAIQEGRNGLGSVYVFASGNGAGQGDNCNFDGYTNSIYSITVGAVDRTGLHPYYSEECSAQLVVTYSSGSGDAIHTTDVGKNSCYKAHGGTSAAAPLAAGIFALVLQVRPDLTWRDLQYLAMDTALPIEGDEANQQNTTIGKKFSHTFGYGKIDSWALVEKAKDWELVKPQSWYFSPWIHVKKAIPEGRDGLTVTLDVTEDMLKDSNLARVEHVTVTMNVEHSRRGDLSVDLISPDNVVSHLAVARRSDAKEAGYVDWTFMSVAHWGETGIGKWTIIVRDTEKNSYKGKFTDWRLKLWGEAIDADQATLLPMPNPGDDDDHDKIVATTSIPASTTTAPPATKPTLIDHPSDHPERPTKPARPSDTEEEEPSSTQSSAEESSTASSSWVNWLPTFGASKKAQIWIYGAVGFIGAFCIGLGVYFWVARRRRLRNSSHNNYEFELIDEEEAPLNAGEKAPGNKPRRTRGGELYDAFAEGSDDEPFEDYRDTDNREPSRDRLAGDDTQHYAVGDDSDDSDESDDDSSDGARAETRPLGGRR, from the exons ATGAAGATTGCTTCACTGTTGAGCCTGGCCGGGCTCACAGCCCTGGCTCAAGGCTCCAGACCGACACGAGATTACGACGCCAATGATTATTATGTCCTCCATCTTGATAGCGCAACGACCCCCGACCAAGTCGCCAGCCGACTAGGACTCGCTCACGAGGGACAGCTCGGTGCGCTCGCCGACCACCACGTTTTCCGTGCCTCCAAGGCCGACCACGATATTGTTAAGCGAGAGGTATCAGAGCGCAAGAGGAGGAAACGAGATTTAGGCGGCTCCGATCCGGTCGATGGGATTCTACTGTCAAAGAAGCAACAAGCACGACAACACCTATTCAAGCGAGATGTTCCTTCGACCCCAAGAGGCTGGTCTCTTTTTGGCGCTAGGGCCGATACCAAAGTTGCAGAACTAGCGGAGTACCAGGAAACAATTATGAAGCAGCTCGATATTCAGGATCCCATCTTCAAGGAGCAGTGGCATCTATTGAACCCCCTACAGCCCGGCCACGATGTCAACGTTACTGGCCTTTGGTTGGAGGGTATCACAGGAAAGAATGTCACCGTGGCAGTGGTAGACGACGGCCTCGATATGAACAGCGACGATCTCAAGCCCAATTATTTCGCCGAGGGTTCTTGGGATTTCAACGACAACGACCCCGAGCCTGCCCCTGTATTGGACGACGATCGACACGGTACCCGATGTGCGGGAGAAGTTGCAGCTGCCCGAAACGATGTCTgcggtgttggtgttgcttACGACTCCAAAGTCGCCGGAATTCGTATCCTCAGTAAATTGATCAGCGACGCCGACGAAGCTGAAGCGCTTATGTACAAGTACCACGACAACCATATCTACTCTTGCTCATGGGGTCCTTCCGATGATGGTCAGACCATGGAGGCACCCGATGTTGTTATTCGACGAGCGATGCTCAAGGCGATTCAGGAGGGACGTAATGGTCTTGGCTCTGTCTATGTCTTTGCCAGTGGAAATGGTGCTGGCCAAGGTGATAACTGCAACTTTGATGGATACACCAACTCCATCTACAGTATCACAGTTGGAGCTGTCGATCGAACTGGACTTCATCCTTACTACTCTGAGGAGTGCTCTGCTCAGCTGGTCGTTACCTACAGCAGTGGAAGTGGCGATGCTATT CACACAACCGACGTTGGAAAGAACAGCTGTTACAAGGCCCACGGTGGTACATCCGCCGCTGCGCCTCTCGCTGCAGGCATCTTTGCTCTGGTTCTTCAGGTTCGCCCTGATCTTACTTGGAGAGACCTCCAATACCTCGCTATGGACACCGCACTGCCCATCGAGGGTGACGAAGCCAACCAACAAAACACAACCATTGGCAAGAAGTTTAGTCACACCTTTGGATATGGCAAGATCGATTCTTGGGCTTTGgttgagaaggccaaggactGGGAGTTGGTCAAGCCTCAGTCATGGTACTTTTCTCCCTGGATCCATGTTAAGAAGGCGATTCCCGAGGGCCGAGATGGCTTGACTGTGACTCTTGATGTTACTGAGGATATGCTCAAGGACTCCAACTTGGCTCGTGTGGAACATGTCACTGTTACCATGAACGTCGAACACAGCCGACGTGGTGACCTTAGCGTTGATCTTATCAGCCCCGACAATGTGGTCAGTCATCTTGCTGTTGCTCGAAGAAGCGACGCCAAGGAGGCGGGCTACGTTGACTGGACTTTTATGAGTGTTGCTCACTG GGGAGAAACTGGTATCGGCAAGTGGACCATTATTGTTCGAGACACGGAGAAGAACTCATACAAGGGCAAATTCACCGACTGGCGCTTGAAGCTCTGGGGTGAGGCCATCGACGCAGATCAGGCCACTCTCCTCCCTATGCCTAATCCaggcgacgatgacgacCATGACAAAATCGTAGCGACTACTTCAATCCCCGCCTCTACAACAACAGCACCTCCCGCTACCAAACCTACCTTGATTGACCACCCTTCCGACCACCCTGAAAGACCTACCAAGCCCGCCCGACCTAGCGAtaccgaagaggaagaaccATCAAGCACCCAAAGCTCCGCCGAGGAATCCTCAACAGCTTCATCTTCATGGGTAAACTGGCTCCCAACATTTGGCGCTTCCAAGAAAGCCCAGATCTGGATCTACGGCGCAGTCGGTTTCATCGGAGCCTTTTGCATCGGTCTAGGCGTCTACTTCTGGGTCGCCCGCCGTCGCCGTCTCCGCAACAGCTCCCACAACAACTACGAATTCGAACTCatcgacgaagaagaagctcctcTCAACGCAGGCGAAAAAGCCCCAGGCAACAAACCTCGCAGAACCCGTGGTGGAGAGCTGTATGATGCTTTTGCCGAGGGTAGCGATGATGAGCCTTTTGAGGATTACCGCGATACGGACAACCGTGAGCCTTCTCGTGATAGACTCGCTGGAGACGATACGCAGCATTACGCTGTCGGTGATGATAGCGACGATAGTGatgagagt